In Hahella sp. KA22, one genomic interval encodes:
- a CDS encoding endonuclease/exonuclease/phosphatase family protein has product MNASKLLGTAARFLLGGALAAHPFLASAESHWRDRHATETVRFATFNASLNRSAPGELIADLNSGDNAQIQAVAEIIQRTQPDVLLINEFDYDAAGEAARLFQQNYLSISQNGAAPAIYPYVYSAPSNTGVASGFDLNNDGVVGETGFELANDAFGFGVFEGQYGMLLLSKYPIQEQRTRTFQHFLWRDMPNALLPDNPDTDAPADWFSPEELDVVRLSSKSHWDAPINIRGRRIHALVSHPTPPVFDGPEDRNGTRNHDEIRFWADYISGRRVSRYIVDDEGRRGGLGDRESFVIMGDENADPFDGDATQNPMAQLLEHPRVNVKHTPLSAGSADAAFRQGEANALQIGNRAQDTGDFNDANPGNLRTDYVLPSSDLMIVNSGVFWPSADDDLYRLVGEGGAVSSDHRLVWVDIRLR; this is encoded by the coding sequence ATGAATGCGTCCAAACTGCTTGGGACAGCAGCCCGCTTTTTATTGGGCGGCGCACTGGCGGCTCATCCCTTTCTGGCTTCCGCAGAATCTCATTGGCGCGACCGTCACGCTACGGAAACTGTGAGATTCGCGACGTTCAATGCGTCGTTGAACCGTTCCGCGCCGGGAGAACTCATCGCAGATCTGAACAGCGGCGACAACGCCCAGATACAGGCGGTGGCGGAAATTATTCAGCGCACCCAGCCGGACGTGCTGCTGATCAATGAATTTGACTACGACGCCGCGGGAGAGGCCGCTCGTCTGTTCCAGCAAAATTACCTGTCGATCAGCCAGAATGGCGCCGCGCCGGCGATCTACCCTTACGTTTACTCTGCGCCATCCAACACCGGCGTCGCATCCGGTTTTGACCTCAATAACGACGGCGTCGTCGGCGAGACCGGATTCGAGCTGGCTAACGACGCTTTCGGTTTTGGCGTCTTCGAAGGGCAGTACGGCATGCTGCTGTTATCCAAATACCCCATCCAGGAACAACGGACGCGCACGTTTCAGCATTTTCTCTGGCGGGATATGCCCAACGCCTTGCTGCCGGATAATCCCGACACAGACGCGCCTGCGGATTGGTTCAGTCCCGAGGAGCTGGATGTAGTGCGATTGTCATCCAAGAGTCATTGGGACGCGCCGATCAACATTCGCGGACGTCGTATTCACGCGTTGGTCAGCCACCCCACGCCTCCTGTCTTCGATGGTCCGGAAGACCGCAACGGAACCCGCAATCATGATGAAATTCGTTTTTGGGCGGACTACATTTCCGGTCGCCGCGTCAGCCGTTACATTGTGGATGATGAAGGACGCCGTGGCGGGCTCGGCGATAGAGAAAGCTTTGTGATCATGGGCGACGAAAACGCAGACCCGTTTGACGGCGACGCCACACAGAACCCCATGGCGCAATTGCTGGAGCACCCTCGGGTGAATGTTAAACATACGCCTCTAAGCGCGGGCTCAGCGGACGCCGCGTTCCGACAGGGAGAGGCCAACGCCCTGCAGATCGGCAATCGGGCGCAGGACACCGGAGACTTTAATGACGCTAACCCGGGTAACCTGCGCACAGACTATGTACTGCCTTCTTCCGACCTGATGATCGTCAACTCCGGCGTGTTCTGGCCCAGCGCTGATGATGATCTGTATCGACTGGTTGGCGAAGGCGGCGCCGTCAGCTCCGACCACCGACTGGTCTGGGTGGATATCCGTCTGCGCTGA
- a CDS encoding CBS domain-containing protein, producing the protein MNADIKISDFMDTQPAFVAADASIIEAVDILLKKGISGAPVVNEHKHVIGFISEKDCIKKLLLSSYHCDAPATVGEVMHKATVTVDPEASIVDLANYMDDHRPKVYPVVDDGKLVGVISRTHVLMALKQKQLQCSQHS; encoded by the coding sequence ATGAACGCAGATATCAAAATCAGCGACTTTATGGACACGCAGCCCGCGTTCGTCGCCGCCGACGCCTCGATTATCGAGGCGGTGGACATCCTTCTGAAAAAAGGGATATCCGGCGCGCCGGTGGTGAATGAACACAAGCACGTGATCGGCTTTATATCCGAGAAGGACTGCATCAAGAAACTACTGCTAAGCAGCTACCATTGCGACGCCCCCGCCACTGTGGGCGAGGTCATGCACAAGGCCACCGTGACGGTGGACCCCGAGGCGAGCATCGTCGATCTGGCGAACTACATGGACGACCATCGCCCCAAAGTCTATCCGGTGGTGGACGATGGCAAGCTGGTCGGGGTCATCAGCCGCACTCACGTACTGATGGCGCTCAAGCAAAAGCAGTTACAGTGCAGTCAACACTCCTGA
- a CDS encoding DUF2959 domain-containing protein encodes MSSLLLRLPLLICLLLGLSACQSAYYSAMEKVGVHKRDIMVDRVGAARDAQEEAKEEFKSALDRFQSMFGKKDSTLQKQYDQLSAAFEDSEDAAEEVSKRIDAVEDVSEALFEEWEEELELYTSPKLKQDSAAKLAATKKKYQRLITAMRAAENRMQPVLNALRDQVLYLKHNLNASAIDGLKGELRSVESNVSRLVADMEKSIAEAESFIATLGDKS; translated from the coding sequence ATGTCTTCTCTGTTACTCCGTTTACCACTGCTGATCTGTCTGTTGCTGGGACTGTCCGCCTGTCAGAGCGCTTATTACAGCGCTATGGAAAAAGTGGGCGTGCATAAGCGCGACATCATGGTGGATCGCGTTGGCGCAGCCCGTGACGCCCAAGAGGAAGCTAAAGAGGAGTTCAAATCCGCGCTGGACCGTTTCCAGAGCATGTTCGGTAAAAAGGATTCCACGTTGCAGAAGCAATACGATCAGCTCAGCGCGGCGTTTGAAGACAGCGAAGACGCGGCGGAAGAGGTGAGCAAACGCATCGATGCAGTGGAGGACGTGTCCGAAGCCTTGTTCGAGGAATGGGAAGAGGAACTGGAGCTTTACACCAGTCCCAAGCTGAAACAGGACAGCGCCGCCAAACTGGCCGCTACCAAAAAGAAATATCAGCGTCTCATTACCGCCATGCGGGCGGCGGAAAACCGCATGCAGCCGGTGCTTAACGCACTGCGCGACCAAGTGCTGTATCTCAAGCACAATCTTAATGCATCTGCGATCGATGGCTTGAAAGGGGAGCTGCGTTCAGTGGAGAGCAATGTGTCCAGGCTGGTGGCGGATATGGAGAAATCCATCGCCGAAGCGGAGTCTTTTATCGCGACCTTGGGCGACAAGAGCTGA
- a CDS encoding ricin-type beta-trefoil lectin domain protein, with translation MTTLRRTLTLTLLTLLAACSDGPKVSQDAKVIEDAGALRPETVGSSEMVFESEQAVADVKPGSVIVSGASDNAPYGFLKRVKSKSEVDGATVLSVEDAQLTDVVEEADVSLSGALNPSASPRPRLAAKGLDLSARGITVYAPGESADLPDACADKDFRVAFEATEAAPYVTVTGCVGFSSNFIFDLEIEHFQATRAEFVVDSKIGSALALKSDVELASINQKTELARFDVDPINFQIGPIPVVIVPEIVLVMGVDGKVDVNVDISASHELSAQVGLLYADNRWSTVNESQQKFDMPLPQGDGSANARVYAGPEMEFMFYGVAGPGANIYVFSRMNADVDAVNPAKSNYELWAGAQAGASFRVEVFDKTLFKIHESNLIGYEGLIASSEYDGLAPPGTGRVIGVIGDAMQGKLVSGDDILRDNLSGELVDLLKGLAANEDDSDGGYTVAEANARPRWRELKIAGRCLQPDYVGHLAMIRPVACNGGDKQKWWWDTNGAVHPKANAKLCMDGLGVTPGVNLALWGCHGGDNQAWIFEDGRMRNKRSESLFVTYEKDIFNWLDYAQLKSLKENTDKQFAQWGQEERVNGVAASHFRPLKSARSGLCLGVQTGSASPELQACGNASQQLWFYDSVARTLYNAAGDCLSHHGENYNGATLFVETCSASANQTFEFADGAIKTTSDAAIVVDAYGSEDGAMVGQWMFHGGANQLWLWAE, from the coding sequence ATGACCACGCTCAGAAGGACGCTTACGCTAACTCTGCTAACACTACTCGCCGCCTGTAGCGATGGCCCCAAGGTGTCTCAGGACGCCAAGGTGATCGAAGACGCTGGCGCGTTGCGACCGGAAACGGTGGGTTCCTCTGAGATGGTGTTTGAATCGGAGCAGGCTGTTGCTGATGTGAAACCTGGTTCAGTGATTGTGTCCGGCGCTTCAGACAATGCGCCCTACGGTTTCTTAAAGCGGGTCAAGAGTAAGTCTGAAGTGGATGGCGCCACGGTTCTGTCGGTGGAAGACGCGCAGCTGACTGATGTGGTGGAAGAGGCTGACGTGTCATTGAGCGGCGCATTAAATCCCAGCGCGTCTCCAAGGCCGCGTTTGGCCGCCAAGGGATTGGATTTATCCGCGCGAGGCATCACCGTATATGCTCCCGGCGAATCGGCGGACCTGCCTGACGCCTGTGCTGACAAAGATTTCCGCGTCGCTTTCGAGGCCACTGAGGCGGCGCCCTATGTCACCGTCACCGGGTGTGTGGGCTTCAGTAGTAATTTCATTTTCGATCTGGAGATTGAGCACTTCCAGGCGACGCGTGCGGAGTTCGTCGTGGACAGTAAAATCGGCAGCGCCCTGGCGTTGAAGTCTGATGTCGAGCTGGCCAGCATTAATCAGAAGACTGAATTGGCGCGTTTTGATGTGGACCCGATCAATTTCCAGATTGGGCCGATACCTGTGGTGATCGTGCCGGAAATCGTGTTGGTCATGGGGGTGGACGGTAAAGTCGACGTTAATGTGGACATCAGCGCCAGCCATGAGCTAAGCGCTCAGGTGGGCCTGCTGTACGCGGATAATCGCTGGTCCACCGTCAACGAAAGCCAACAGAAATTCGATATGCCTTTGCCCCAAGGCGATGGCTCCGCCAATGCCCGCGTGTACGCCGGCCCGGAAATGGAGTTCATGTTCTATGGCGTCGCCGGCCCAGGAGCCAATATTTACGTCTTCTCCCGCATGAACGCCGATGTAGATGCGGTTAATCCCGCCAAATCCAACTATGAGTTGTGGGCGGGCGCTCAGGCCGGGGCTTCCTTCCGGGTGGAAGTGTTCGATAAGACGCTGTTCAAGATTCATGAATCCAACCTGATTGGCTACGAAGGTTTGATCGCCTCCTCTGAGTATGATGGTCTGGCGCCCCCGGGCACAGGTCGAGTGATTGGCGTCATTGGCGACGCAATGCAGGGCAAGCTGGTCAGTGGAGACGATATCCTGCGCGATAACCTGTCTGGAGAACTGGTGGACTTGCTGAAAGGTCTCGCCGCTAATGAAGATGATTCCGATGGCGGCTACACGGTGGCGGAAGCCAACGCCCGCCCCCGCTGGCGCGAATTGAAAATCGCCGGCCGTTGTTTGCAACCTGACTATGTTGGCCATCTCGCGATGATTCGTCCGGTTGCCTGCAATGGCGGCGATAAGCAGAAATGGTGGTGGGACACAAATGGCGCAGTGCATCCCAAAGCCAACGCCAAGTTGTGTATGGATGGCCTTGGCGTCACTCCAGGCGTCAATCTGGCGCTTTGGGGATGTCATGGCGGCGATAATCAGGCCTGGATTTTTGAGGATGGCCGCATGCGCAACAAGCGCAGTGAGTCGCTATTCGTCACCTATGAAAAAGATATCTTCAACTGGCTCGATTACGCCCAGCTGAAAAGCCTGAAAGAAAATACGGATAAACAGTTCGCTCAGTGGGGGCAGGAAGAACGCGTCAACGGCGTCGCTGCTTCTCATTTCCGTCCGTTAAAAAGTGCGCGTAGCGGGCTGTGTCTGGGTGTGCAAACAGGGAGCGCATCTCCTGAGTTGCAGGCGTGTGGAAACGCATCGCAACAACTCTGGTTCTACGATAGTGTGGCGCGAACCCTCTACAACGCGGCTGGAGACTGTCTGAGCCACCATGGCGAGAACTACAACGGCGCAACCTTGTTCGTGGAGACATGTTCTGCGTCCGCGAATCAGACATTTGAGTTCGCTGATGGCGCTATCAAAACGACGTCGGATGCGGCGATTGTCGTCGATGCATATGGCTCGGAAGATGGCGCTATGGTTGGTCAGTGGATGTTCCACGGCGGCGCCAATCAGCTCTGGCTGTGGGCCGAGTAA
- the recQ gene encoding DNA helicase RecQ yields the protein MKRISSSLQSPLQALQTLFGYDAFRGPQEAVIGELMAGRDALVLMPTGGGKSLCYQIPAILRDGVGVVISPLIALMQDQVDALRQVGVNAGFLNSSLSLAELRDMERALLDQELDMLYIAPERLTQERTLELLQRTPISLFAIDEAHCVSQWGHDFRADYLQLNLLQERFPHVPRVALTATADERTRKEIAERLGLTEAQHFISGFDRPNIQYRITQKQNARQQLLRFLRAEHANDAGIVYCLSRNKVEQVAEWLCKEGFNALPYHAGLPADVRQEHQQRFLREDGVIVVATIAFGMGIDKPDVRFVAHLDLPKSIESYYQETGRAGRDGLPSTAWMTYGLQDVIKLRQMMEGSPGAEQFKRVERQKLDAMLGLCEIVSCRRRALLRYFGETAPEQCGNCDACLNPVETWDATVAAQKALSCIYRTGQRFGVNHLIDVVRGELTDKVKQFGHERLPTFGVGEDMDAAQWRSVLRQLTARGLLNVDLDGFGALKLTESCRPILRGEQEVRLRRDVKEVMSKAPKRSGESLREEDQPLWDALRIRRKELAEEQGVAPYMIFHDATLMEILRHRPQNDIEFLALNGVGKSKLERYGEDFMEIVRNA from the coding sequence ATGAAACGCATATCATCTTCTCTTCAATCGCCACTGCAGGCTTTGCAGACCTTATTCGGGTACGACGCATTTCGCGGCCCGCAGGAAGCCGTCATCGGGGAACTGATGGCTGGCCGGGACGCCCTGGTTTTGATGCCTACCGGCGGCGGTAAATCACTTTGCTATCAAATTCCCGCTATCTTGCGTGATGGCGTAGGGGTGGTGATTTCCCCTTTGATCGCATTGATGCAGGACCAGGTGGACGCGCTGAGACAGGTCGGCGTTAACGCAGGCTTTCTGAATTCCAGCCTTAGTCTGGCGGAGTTGCGGGATATGGAGCGCGCGCTGCTGGACCAGGAGCTGGATATGCTCTATATCGCGCCAGAGCGTTTGACTCAGGAGCGCACGCTGGAACTGCTGCAACGCACGCCTATCTCCCTGTTCGCCATCGATGAGGCCCACTGTGTGTCGCAATGGGGCCACGATTTTCGCGCTGACTATCTACAGCTTAACCTGTTGCAGGAGCGATTCCCTCATGTGCCCAGGGTGGCGCTGACCGCCACCGCCGACGAACGCACCAGAAAGGAAATCGCCGAGCGCCTGGGGCTGACGGAGGCGCAGCATTTCATCAGCGGTTTCGATCGTCCCAATATCCAATATCGCATTACTCAGAAACAAAACGCGCGACAGCAGTTATTGCGTTTTTTACGCGCTGAACACGCCAACGACGCAGGCATTGTTTACTGTTTATCCCGCAATAAAGTTGAGCAAGTGGCGGAATGGCTGTGCAAGGAAGGCTTCAATGCGTTGCCGTATCACGCAGGATTGCCGGCGGACGTGCGACAGGAGCACCAGCAGCGATTTTTAAGGGAAGACGGCGTTATCGTAGTTGCCACTATCGCTTTCGGTATGGGGATTGATAAGCCGGATGTGCGTTTTGTCGCTCATCTGGACCTCCCCAAGAGCATTGAATCCTATTATCAGGAAACCGGTCGTGCGGGCCGTGACGGACTGCCGTCCACCGCCTGGATGACCTACGGGCTGCAGGACGTGATCAAGCTGCGGCAGATGATGGAAGGCTCTCCCGGCGCGGAGCAATTCAAACGGGTGGAGAGACAGAAACTCGACGCTATGCTGGGACTGTGTGAAATCGTCAGCTGTCGCCGGCGCGCGTTGTTGCGCTATTTTGGTGAGACCGCGCCGGAGCAATGCGGGAACTGTGACGCCTGTCTGAACCCGGTGGAAACCTGGGATGCGACGGTAGCGGCGCAGAAGGCTTTGTCCTGTATATATCGCACGGGGCAGCGCTTCGGCGTCAATCATCTTATTGATGTAGTGCGAGGCGAACTGACCGATAAGGTGAAGCAGTTTGGCCATGAGCGTCTTCCCACTTTTGGCGTCGGCGAGGATATGGATGCGGCGCAATGGCGTTCGGTGTTGCGCCAGCTGACCGCACGGGGACTGTTGAATGTGGATCTGGATGGCTTTGGGGCCTTGAAGCTGACGGAATCCTGCCGACCTATTTTGCGCGGCGAACAGGAAGTGCGATTACGGCGCGACGTCAAAGAAGTGATGTCAAAAGCGCCAAAACGCAGTGGCGAATCGTTGCGTGAAGAAGATCAGCCATTATGGGATGCGTTGCGTATCCGCCGTAAGGAGTTGGCGGAGGAGCAGGGCGTGGCGCCTTATATGATTTTCCATGACGCCACGCTGATGGAAATCTTGCGTCATCGTCCTCAGAACGACATAGAGTTTCTGGCTCTCAACGGCGTCGGCAAGAGCAAGCTGGAGCGCTACGGCGAAGACTTCATGGAAATTGTCCGCAACGCCTGA
- a CDS encoding glutathione peroxidase encodes MLQSREGQTVPSVTFNLREGEKWVQVTTDDLFKGKNVIVFALPGAFTPTCSSTHLPRYNELAPVFKQNGIDAIICLSVNDTFVMNSWKADQKAENIYFLADGNGEFSAGMGMLVEKSELGFGKRSWRYSMLVRDGVIEKMFIEPELPGDPFKVSDGDTMLNYINKEAVLPSRVTVFSKPGCPHCARAHKLLNDRGISFENIVLGANGLSYSTLQAVTGQGTTPQIYIDGQRIGGADDLEAHFGV; translated from the coding sequence ATGTTACAGAGTAGAGAAGGACAAACCGTACCCAGCGTTACTTTCAATCTGCGTGAAGGAGAAAAATGGGTTCAGGTGACCACCGACGATCTGTTCAAAGGTAAAAACGTCATCGTATTCGCACTGCCGGGCGCCTTCACCCCCACTTGTTCAAGCACGCATTTGCCGCGTTACAACGAACTGGCGCCCGTGTTCAAACAAAACGGCATCGACGCGATTATCTGTCTGTCCGTTAACGACACGTTCGTCATGAACTCCTGGAAAGCAGACCAGAAAGCAGAAAATATCTACTTCCTCGCGGATGGCAACGGTGAGTTTTCCGCAGGCATGGGCATGCTGGTTGAGAAAAGCGAGCTGGGCTTCGGCAAGCGCTCCTGGCGTTACAGTATGCTGGTGCGGGACGGCGTGATTGAGAAAATGTTCATCGAGCCTGAACTGCCGGGCGACCCTTTCAAGGTGAGCGATGGCGACACCATGCTCAACTACATTAATAAAGAAGCGGTACTGCCCAGCCGGGTCACCGTATTCAGCAAGCCAGGATGTCCCCACTGCGCTCGCGCGCACAAACTGCTGAATGATCGCGGCATCAGCTTTGAGAACATCGTTCTAGGCGCCAACGGTCTTAGCTACAGCACACTGCAGGCTGTGACGGGGCAAGGCACTACGCCGCAAATTTACATTGACGGGCAGCGCATCGGCGGCGCTGATGATCTGGAAGCTCACTTCGGCGTCTAA
- a CDS encoding dihydrolipoyl dehydrogenase gives MQTRKVDVAIIGAGTAGLGAYRAAREHTQNVLLIESGPYGTTCARVGCMPSKLLIAAAEAAHHHRHSDLFGVASNPPHIDGRKVMERVRNERDRFAGFVVDSVEGFPAEHKVRGKAKFISPHRLQVDDDLIVEAQRIVIATGSRPNVPPFLKNAGDRLIINDDLFEWRDLPSSVAVFGPGVIGLELGQALSRLGVRVRMFGVGGAIGPIQDPDIRAYAEKVFNREFSLDPNAKVSSVKRTEQGVAITFLDKEQGETTETFEYVLAATGRRPNVDNLDIEKAELQMDARGMPVFDRYTMQCGDSAIFIAGDANNDLPLLHEAADEGRIAGDNAGRYPDIRAGKRRTPIGVVFSDPQIASLGLNINQVKERCRSCYAEGVVSFEDQGRSRVMGKNLGLLKVYGEQGTGLFLGAEMFGPAAEHIAHLLSWCVQQRLTVSQILEMPFYHPVIEEGVRTALRDLNSKLHLGPDVIERCLDCGPGA, from the coding sequence GTGCAAACACGCAAAGTGGACGTAGCTATTATTGGAGCCGGCACTGCAGGCTTAGGCGCATATCGCGCCGCGCGCGAGCACACGCAAAATGTGCTATTGATTGAAAGCGGCCCCTACGGCACCACTTGCGCCCGCGTGGGATGCATGCCCAGCAAGCTGTTAATCGCCGCAGCGGAAGCCGCCCATCACCATCGCCATTCCGATTTGTTCGGCGTCGCTTCCAACCCCCCCCATATCGACGGGCGCAAGGTCATGGAGCGAGTGCGCAATGAGCGTGATCGTTTCGCCGGATTTGTCGTCGATTCTGTAGAAGGATTTCCCGCCGAACATAAGGTTCGCGGCAAAGCGAAGTTTATTTCGCCACATCGGCTACAAGTAGATGACGATCTTATCGTTGAAGCACAGCGCATTGTCATCGCCACCGGGTCACGTCCCAATGTGCCGCCCTTTCTGAAAAACGCAGGCGACCGACTGATTATCAATGACGATCTGTTTGAATGGCGCGATCTGCCCTCCAGCGTCGCAGTGTTCGGCCCCGGCGTCATTGGTCTCGAGTTGGGTCAGGCCTTGAGTCGCCTCGGCGTACGAGTTCGCATGTTCGGCGTCGGCGGCGCCATTGGACCGATTCAGGACCCGGACATTCGCGCCTATGCGGAGAAAGTCTTTAATCGTGAATTTTCTCTGGACCCCAACGCCAAAGTCAGCAGCGTGAAGCGCACTGAACAGGGCGTCGCGATCACCTTCCTGGATAAGGAACAGGGAGAGACCACGGAAACGTTCGAATATGTTCTCGCCGCCACCGGGCGCCGCCCCAACGTCGACAATCTGGACATTGAGAAAGCGGAGCTGCAAATGGACGCCAGAGGCATGCCGGTGTTTGATCGTTACACCATGCAGTGCGGCGACAGCGCCATATTTATCGCCGGCGACGCCAACAACGATCTGCCTCTGTTACATGAGGCCGCAGATGAAGGCCGCATCGCCGGAGACAACGCCGGTCGCTACCCTGATATTCGCGCGGGCAAACGACGGACGCCCATTGGCGTGGTGTTCAGCGATCCACAGATCGCGTCTTTGGGGCTGAATATCAATCAGGTGAAAGAACGCTGCCGCAGTTGCTATGCTGAAGGTGTAGTGTCTTTCGAAGATCAAGGACGCAGTCGGGTAATGGGCAAAAATCTCGGCCTGCTGAAAGTATATGGCGAACAAGGTACAGGCTTGTTCCTGGGCGCGGAAATGTTTGGCCCCGCAGCGGAGCATATCGCCCACCTGCTGAGCTGGTGCGTGCAGCAGCGCCTGACGGTCAGTCAGATTCTGGAGATGCCCTTTTACCACCCGGTAATAGAGGAAGGCGTGCGCACGGCGCTACGCGATCTGAACAGCAAACTCCATTTAGGACCTGACGTCATCGAGCGCTGTCTCGATTGCGGACCCGGCGCCTAA
- a CDS encoding DUF4399 domain-containing protein, producing the protein MKIRHLVSVSLLGLSSVAMAAGLPKTANPENAKAYIISPTDGETVSSKFVVRFGLEGMGVAPAGVERENTGHHHLLIDGEKMPDMNMPLGADVKHFGGGQTETTLELPPGQHTLQLILGDHLHQPHAHPVVSDKVTITVK; encoded by the coding sequence GTGAAAATTCGTCATCTAGTTTCCGTATCCTTGCTTGGCCTCAGCAGCGTTGCAATGGCCGCAGGCCTTCCCAAAACCGCCAACCCCGAAAACGCCAAAGCCTATATCATCTCGCCAACCGACGGCGAAACCGTATCCAGCAAATTCGTGGTGCGCTTCGGTCTGGAAGGCATGGGCGTAGCGCCGGCTGGCGTTGAGCGCGAAAACACCGGACATCATCACCTGCTCATCGATGGCGAAAAGATGCCAGACATGAACATGCCCCTGGGCGCGGACGTCAAACATTTTGGCGGCGGCCAGACTGAAACCACACTAGAGCTACCGCCAGGACAACACACCCTGCAATTGATCCTGGGCGATCATTTGCACCAGCCCCACGCGCATCCTGTGGTGTCTGATAAAGTCACCATCACCGTAAAGTAA
- a CDS encoding PEP-CTERM sorting domain-containing protein — protein sequence MSKLYAAICSLLLTAFLSSAAQATPVVLNAYDSGWYKSNGYHSPSNTNYYTGKKHNNFFAFDMSDVEGSIVSATLSIFNPCNGYESNDYSEWFALFDVNTDISTLLSGFGGVNAYNDLGSGELFGATRVSWSSNYSYIDIVLNGAALTALNAANDLFALGGSLITANDGIDFLFGYSDKGYNGGNIKLKLETESVPVSEPGVPALLAIAFCAFVLNRRASAEKA from the coding sequence ATGTCAAAGTTGTACGCCGCAATCTGTTCGCTTCTGCTGACCGCCTTCCTGAGCAGCGCCGCTCAGGCGACGCCTGTTGTTTTAAACGCTTATGACTCCGGCTGGTATAAGTCCAACGGCTATCATTCGCCGAGCAACACCAACTATTACACTGGCAAGAAGCACAACAACTTCTTCGCCTTTGACATGAGCGACGTGGAAGGCTCCATCGTGTCCGCCACTTTGAGCATTTTCAACCCATGCAACGGTTACGAATCCAACGACTATTCCGAGTGGTTCGCTCTGTTTGACGTGAACACCGACATCAGCACTCTGCTGTCCGGTTTTGGCGGCGTTAACGCATACAATGACCTGGGCTCCGGTGAATTGTTCGGCGCTACCCGCGTATCCTGGAGCAGCAACTACAGCTACATCGACATCGTACTGAACGGCGCAGCGCTGACCGCATTGAACGCAGCCAACGACCTGTTCGCCCTGGGCGGCAGTCTGATCACCGCCAACGACGGCATCGACTTCCTGTTCGGCTACTCTGACAAAGGCTATAACGGCGGCAACATCAAACTGAAGCTGGAAACCGAGTCCGTACCGGTCAGCGAACCTGGCGTACCAGCGCTGCTGGCCATCGCTTTCTGCGCCTTCGTCCTGAACCGCAGAGCCTCCGCCGAAAAAGCCTGA
- a CDS encoding thioesterase family protein, which produces MTYVDAISWDMLNPFIMPIKVLEPHTDRLGHTNNTTYLNWMEEVSWRHIDPLGMSWAAHEKLGKAMAITRTEVDYLAASHADDELYIGTWITACDGRIQSSRHFQIFRPADGKTIVRANSYYACIDMKSGKPTRMPKEFVEAHRKAMEAHGLAPASG; this is translated from the coding sequence ATGACCTATGTCGATGCAATCAGTTGGGACATGCTTAACCCCTTCATCATGCCCATCAAAGTCCTTGAGCCGCACACAGACCGGCTGGGACACACCAATAACACGACTTACCTCAATTGGATGGAGGAAGTCAGCTGGCGCCATATCGACCCGCTCGGAATGAGTTGGGCCGCCCATGAGAAGCTGGGCAAAGCCATGGCGATCACCCGTACGGAAGTGGATTACCTTGCTGCTTCCCATGCCGACGATGAGTTGTATATCGGCACCTGGATTACAGCGTGTGACGGACGCATACAATCCAGTCGTCACTTTCAGATATTTCGCCCTGCGGACGGCAAAACCATTGTCCGCGCCAACAGCTATTACGCCTGCATAGATATGAAGAGCGGCAAGCCGACGCGAATGCCGAAAGAATTCGTCGAAGCGCACCGCAAAGCCATGGAAGCCCATGGCCTTGCGCCGGCGTCGGGCTGA
- a CDS encoding RNA-binding protein yields MNIYVGNLAYGVTEEELREAFSSFGEVTSANLIIDRNTGQSKGFAFVEMSNNSEADAAIKGLNDTALKGRNIKVNQAKPREERPARRPRY; encoded by the coding sequence ATGAATATTTACGTTGGAAATCTGGCCTACGGCGTCACTGAAGAAGAATTGAGAGAAGCTTTTTCCTCTTTTGGAGAAGTTACCAGCGCTAACCTGATCATTGACCGTAATACCGGCCAGTCCAAAGGTTTCGCGTTTGTCGAGATGTCGAACAACTCTGAAGCGGACGCCGCTATCAAGGGTCTGAACGACACAGCGTTGAAAGGCCGCAATATCAAAGTAAACCAAGCTAAGCCACGTGAAGAGCGTCCAGCTCGCAGACCACGTTACTAA